A portion of the Pseudochaenichthys georgianus unplaced genomic scaffold, fPseGeo1.2 scaffold_994_arrow_ctg1, whole genome shotgun sequence genome contains these proteins:
- the LOC117444911 gene encoding rho GTPase-activating protein SYDE1-like — translation MSARTHVCTYTCLHATLSLLLDHLSLVASLSPWNRMTHQNLAVCFGPVLLTPTQEAWRGGGGGRGGGEALGEESAVDFKRHIEALHYLLQLWPVPTNRVPSDDHSDACPPPAPSLTHKPLRKKQPRLPALRLAQSPEQEVVSRRGRDARLESPPPINRYAGDWSVCGRDFLSGQEADYDEVAGSDSDGGSSDEEEQKKRCSSDEEEQKKGSWSSAAAGPGLYVEEFLDFDAPFNCRLSLKDFDTLIHDLERELIHICL, via the exons ATGTCTGCACGTACACATGTCTGCACGTACACATGTCTGCAC GCCACCCTGTCCCTGCTGCTGGACCACCTGAGCCTGGTGGCCTCCCTCAGCCCCTGGAACAGGATGACCCACCAGAACCTGGCGGTCTGCTTCGGCCCGGTTCTGCTCACCCCCACCCAGGAGGcctggaggggaggggggggaggcaGGGGGGGCGGGGAGGCTTTGGGGGAGGAGAGTGCGGTGGACTTCAAAAGACACATCGAGGCTCTGCATTACCTGCTGCAGCTGTGGCCAG TGCCGACTAATCGAGTGCCATCAGATGACCACAGCGACGCCTGCCCCCCTCCCGCCCCCAGCCTGACCCATAAACCCCTGCGGAAGAAGCAGCCTCGGCTTCCTGCGCTGCGATTGGCTCAGAGCCCCGAACAGGAAGTGGTGTCACGCCGCGGTCGAGACGCCCGGTTGGAGAGTCCGCCGCCGATCAACCGGTATGCCGGGGACTGGAGTGTCTGTGGGCGGGACTTCCTGTCCGGACAGGAAGCCGACTATGACGAGGTGGCAGGAAGCGACAGCGACGGAG GCAGCAGTGATGAAGAGGAGCAGAAGAAGAGGTGCAGCAGTGATGAAGAGGAGCAGAAGAAGGGGTCCTggtcttcagcagcagcaggaccaggTCTTTATGTCGAAGAGTTCCTGGACTTTGACGCTCCATTCAACTGTCGACTCAGTTTGAAGGACTTCGACACTCTGATCCACGACCTGGAGCGAGAACTGATCCACATCTGCCTGTAG